The Amblyomma americanum isolate KBUSLIRL-KWMA chromosome 3, ASM5285725v1, whole genome shotgun sequence genome window below encodes:
- the LOC144125733 gene encoding transcriptional repressor NF-X1-like isoform X2: MTDQLLSGEYECMVCCDRVRGSDPIWSCASCYHIFHLSCARKWALQPAALVKEGGWRCPACQGTVLAVPDRYVCFCGKRVNPEWDRYGVPHSCGEMCGRSRGASSLCVHRCNLQCHPGQCPPCSATVRRPCPCGKLTRQVRCSQEQEFSCGELCGRLLNCEIHSCQAQCHANACEPCARIVEQKCYCGKQRREVVCTRESNVSSEFSCGNECGRSLECGNHQCEQECHFGECGPCPLMPVLVTHCPCGKSRLESIKEAEPRLSCSDPVPTCGETCSKFLQCGPKDNRHRCAAPCHEGPCPPCPQSSAVRCRCGATSRELPCIELVSSGRQAPELCQRRCQKRRQCGRHKCLALCCVDTEHRCPLVCGKRLSCGQHVCEEPCHRGNCPSCWNVSFEDLSCHCGTATLSPPIACGTRPPECGQPCAREHPCGHPVTHTCHSDATCPPCAALTEKWCFGHHEKRRAVPCFLEGLSCGRPCLRDLACGQHQCQQTCHQGECPSQGPAQTCSQPCPTPRPSCGHPCGEPCHPGTPCSSSSTCKTLVSISCECGRRSEKLPCGSSEAQQPGFHQLSASLLASTIQEIQMGESVDISRIVNLSRSRASRLECDEECAVLERNRRLASALQIQNADVSNRVGPPSYSEFLKDEARKNPSFILSVHQALTQLVQTARQSKQKFRSHCFPVMNREQRRAVHELAEFFGCETQSYDQEPLRNVVVSAYKDRCRIPSGSVVAVVQREAACTPQRKGPAPLPQGRKRINTVVPLSTPLPLTSTLGQSASAVQSEAPPSSSMLDYFNYDS; this comes from the exons ATGACAGACCAGCTGCTCTCTGGAGAGTATGAATGCATGGTCTGCTGCGACCGGGTTCGCGGCTCCGATCCAATCTGGAGTTGTGCCAGCTGCTACCACATTTTTCACCTGTCCTGTGCCCGCAAGTGGGCCTTGCAACCTGCTGCTCTTGTGAAAG AGGGTGGCTGGCGTTGTCCGGCATGTCAAGGGACGGTGCTGGCAGTGCCCGACCGTTACGTCTGCTTCTGTGGAAAGCGAGTGAACCCTGAATGGGATCGGTACGGGGTGCCACACAGCTGTGGTGAAATGTGCGGCCGATCGCGAGGTGCCTCTTCTCTCTGTGTGCACCGCTGCAACCTCCAGTGCCATCCAGGGCAGTGCCCACCGTGCAGTGCGACTGTGCGAAGGCCATGCCCCTGTGGGAAGCTCACCAGG CAAGTGCGCTGCAGCCAAGAACAGGAATTCAGCTGTGGCGAGCTTTGCGGCCGGCTGCTCAACTGTGAAATCCACTCATGCCAAGCCCAGTGTCATGCCAATGCTTGTGAACCCTGTGCCCGCATTGTGGAACAGA AGTGCTACTGTGGTAAACAGAGGCGTGAGGTGGTGTGCACACGAGAGTCCAATGTGTCGAGTGAATTTTCATGCGGCAATGAGTGTGGCCGTTCTCTGGAATGTGGGAACCATCAGTGCGAACAGGAGTGCCACTTTGGCGAGTGTGGCCCCTGCCCACTTATGCCCGTCCTGGTGACACACTGCCCCTGTGGCAAAAGTCGGTTGGAGAGCATAAAAGAGGCTGAACCAAGGCTCTCATGCTCTGACCCTGTCCCCACGTGTGGTGAGACATGCAGCAAGTTCCTTCAATGTGGTCCAAAAG ACAACAGGCACCGATGTGCTGCACCCTGCCATGAAGGGCCTTGCCCACCCTGCCCACAGTCTAGTGCTGTGCGCTGCCGTTGTGGCGCCACGTCTCGTGAACTTCCCTGCATAGAGCTCGTGTCTTCAGGGCGCCAGGCACCCGAGTTGTGCCAGCGGCGATGCCAGAAGCGGCGCCAGTGTGGCCGCCACAAGTGCCTTGCCTTGTGCTGCGTGGACACTGAACACCGTTGCCCACTTGTGTGTGGAAAGCGGCTCTCATGTGGGCAGCATGTCTGTGAAGAGCCCTGCCACCGGGGGAACTGCCCCTCCTGCTGGAATGTCA GCTTTGAGGATCTGAGCTGCCACTGTGGGACTGCCACCCTGAGTCCACCCATAGCATGTGGAACACGACCCCCAGAATGTGGTCAGCCATGTGCCAGAGAGCACCCATGTGGACACCCTGTCACTCACACCTGCCACAGTGACGCCACCTGTCCTCCCTGTGCCGCCCTCACTGAAAAGTGGTGCTTTGGCCATCATGAG AAGCGCCGCGCCGTGCCCTGCTTTCTGGAGGGCCTCTCGTGTGGTCGGCCGTGCCTTCGTGACTTGGCTTGTGGCCAGCACCAGTGCCAGCAGACATGCCACCAAGGCGAGTGCCCCTCACAGGGTCCTGCTCAGACGTGCTCCCAGCCATGCCCAACACCACGGCCATCATGTGGCCACCCCTGCGGCGAGCCATGTCACCCTGGCACCCCATGCTCATCCTCTTCCACCTGCAAAACTCTG GTGAGCATCTCGTGCGAGTGTGGACGTCGTTCGGAGAAACTTCCCTGTGGCAGCTCAGAGGCACAGCAGCCAGGCTTTCATCAACTGTCAGCATCCTTGCTGGCTTCAACAATCCAGGAGATACAGATGGGAGAGAGTGTCGACATAAGCCGCATAGTCAACCTATCGAGATCCAGGGCTTCCAG GTTGGAATGTGACGAAGAGTGTGCCGTGCTGGAGCGCAATCGGCGACTGGCAAGTGCCTTGCAGATTCAGAATGCGGATGTGTCAAACCGAGTGGGTCCGCCGTCTTACTCCGAGTTCCTGAAGGACGAGGCCCGCAAGAATCCCTCCTTTATACTTTCTGTGCACCAGGCACTTACACAGCTGGTGCAGACAGCTCGGCAG TCGAAGCAGAAGTTCCGCAGCCACTGCTTTCCAGTCATGAACCGAGAGCAGCGCAGAGCAGTGCACGAGCTGGCAGAGTTTTTTGGCTGTGAAACCCAGAGCTACGACCAGGAGCCTCTTCGCAATGTTGTCGTGTCAGCCTACAA GGATCGCTGCCGGATTCCAAGTGGCAGTGTGGTTGCTGTTGTCCAACGCGAAGCAGCGTGCACTCCCCAGAGAAAAGGACCTGCACCGTTACCTCAAGGCCGTAAGCGTATAAACACTGTAGTCCCTTTGAGCACACCATTGCCCCTCACCTCCACCCTTGGCCAGTCGGCCTCTGCTGTGCAGTCAGAGGCAccaccatcttcatctatgttgGACTACTTCAACTACGACTCGTGA